The proteins below are encoded in one region of Ereboglobus luteus:
- a CDS encoding DUF2721 domain-containing protein: MNNASIPALIFPAISLLCLAYTNRFLALTTLARGILKEHSVAPQPHWEVQLINIRHRLHLIKRMQMLGLAALLLAALSMGLMYFSVPWYSGEITLALALVCFVSSLATCVHEITLSIDAIEVEFKRAKVPEI, from the coding sequence ATGAACAACGCCTCCATCCCCGCGCTGATTTTTCCCGCGATCTCGCTGTTGTGCCTTGCCTACACAAACCGGTTTCTCGCGCTGACGACGCTGGCGCGCGGAATCCTGAAGGAACACTCGGTCGCGCCGCAGCCGCATTGGGAGGTGCAGTTGATCAACATCCGGCACCGGCTGCATCTGATCAAGCGCATGCAGATGCTCGGCCTCGCGGCGCTGTTGCTCGCGGCGTTGTCGATGGGGCTCATGTATTTTTCCGTGCCGTGGTATTCCGGCGAAATCACACTCGCGCTTGCGCTGGTCTGCTTCGTGTCATCGCTCGCGACGTGCGTGCACGAGATCACGCTTTCGATTGACGCGATCGAGGTGGAGTTCAAGCGCGCAAAGGTGCCGGAAATCTAA
- a CDS encoding site-specific tyrosine recombinase, giving the protein MPPPKKYLKLEPSRAPAGLAERIDAFIAYLNLERGLSFNTQSAYQNDLDACAAFLAEKRGVKSWLDASADDATAWLHALRDNGMSAASSARKLTSLRVFARHLVRDQLRPDDFTELISMPKLPRRIPGTLSEAEMGKILSAPTGGSALAVRDRAILELFYSSGLRASELSTLTIPQINLDDGFLRVFGKGSKERVVPIGGKAIEALRVYLDAARPGFVRTGKTGAEVFLSKRGTAISRKTLWVLVTQYARRAGLEKKVKPHLLRHSFATHLLGGGADLRAIQEMLGHASLATTQIYTAVESKRLIDQHAQFHPRNKG; this is encoded by the coding sequence ATGCCGCCTCCGAAAAAATACCTCAAACTTGAGCCAAGCCGCGCCCCCGCCGGGCTCGCGGAACGCATCGACGCATTCATCGCCTACCTCAACCTCGAACGCGGCCTCTCGTTCAACACCCAGTCCGCCTATCAAAACGACCTCGACGCCTGCGCCGCGTTCCTCGCCGAAAAACGCGGCGTCAAGTCGTGGCTCGACGCAAGCGCCGACGACGCCACCGCGTGGCTGCACGCGCTGCGCGACAACGGCATGAGCGCCGCGAGCAGCGCGCGCAAGCTCACCTCGCTGCGCGTGTTCGCCCGGCATCTCGTGCGCGACCAACTGCGCCCCGACGATTTCACCGAGCTCATTTCAATGCCCAAGCTCCCGCGCCGCATCCCCGGCACATTGAGCGAGGCGGAAATGGGAAAAATACTCTCGGCACCAACCGGCGGCTCCGCGCTGGCGGTGCGCGACCGCGCCATCCTCGAACTGTTTTACTCGAGCGGACTGCGCGCCTCCGAACTCTCCACGCTCACAATCCCGCAAATCAACCTCGACGACGGATTCCTGCGCGTGTTTGGCAAAGGATCCAAGGAGCGCGTCGTGCCGATCGGCGGCAAGGCAATCGAGGCGCTGCGCGTCTATCTCGACGCCGCCCGCCCGGGCTTCGTGCGCACGGGAAAAACCGGCGCCGAGGTTTTTTTGAGCAAGCGCGGCACGGCGATTTCCCGCAAAACGCTCTGGGTGCTCGTCACGCAATACGCGCGGCGCGCCGGACTCGAAAAAAAAGTGAAACCGCACCTGCTGCGCCACTCGTTCGCCACGCACCTGCTCGGCGGCGGCGCGGACCTGCGCGCGATCCAGGAAATGCTCGGCCACGCGAGCCTCGCCACCACGCAAATCTACACGGCTGTCGAATCCAAGCGCCTGATCGACCAGCACGCGCAATTCCATCCGCGAAACAAGGGATGA
- a CDS encoding GNAT family N-acetyltransferase, with the protein MEKNITPIVSPIGFGPDGKALRINSDLLAAELAEALRATKIIYLAPLPGLEIKGELRRDIPAPTLKNILEKTSEQIAPDAQSKAVNALRAIETGTPRVHIIDGRAFDSLLNEIFSNEGVGTLIYGNEYQQIRRARRGDVRAIHNLTRGAVRREELIYRTQQAIEKNIDQFYLFEIDDTLIGCVSLYFYPDKPALAEIGSLYVSPNHQNRGIGHKLVAYACMKAQERGATTAVALSTQSYSFFTTAMDFEETDKKILPEARLKLYEESGRNPKVLVKTL; encoded by the coding sequence ATCGAAAAAAACATCACCCCAATCGTCTCGCCCATCGGTTTCGGTCCCGACGGGAAGGCGCTCCGCATAAACTCCGACCTCCTCGCCGCCGAGCTCGCCGAGGCGCTCCGCGCCACAAAAATCATTTACCTCGCCCCCCTGCCCGGCCTCGAAATCAAGGGCGAGTTGCGCCGCGACATTCCCGCGCCCACGCTCAAAAACATCCTCGAAAAAACATCCGAGCAGATCGCGCCCGACGCGCAAAGCAAGGCGGTCAACGCCCTTCGCGCCATCGAAACCGGCACCCCGCGCGTGCACATCATCGACGGACGCGCATTCGACAGCCTTCTCAATGAGATCTTTTCCAACGAAGGCGTCGGCACGCTCATCTACGGAAACGAATACCAGCAAATCCGCCGCGCCAGGCGCGGCGACGTGCGCGCCATCCACAACCTCACCCGCGGGGCGGTTCGCCGCGAGGAGCTCATCTACCGCACGCAGCAGGCCATTGAAAAAAATATCGATCAGTTTTACCTTTTCGAAATCGACGACACCCTTATCGGCTGCGTGTCGCTTTACTTTTATCCCGACAAACCCGCGCTCGCCGAAATCGGTTCGCTGTATGTCTCGCCAAACCATCAAAACCGGGGCATCGGCCACAAACTCGTCGCCTACGCCTGCATGAAGGCGCAGGAACGCGGCGCGACAACCGCCGTCGCCCTCTCCACGCAAAGCTATTCCTTCTTCACCACCGCAATGGATTTCGAGGAAACCGACAAAAAAATCCTCCCCGAGGCCCGCCTCAAACTCTACGAGGAAAGCGGCCGCAACCCGAAGGTGCTGGTAAAGACGCTGTGA
- a CDS encoding DUF374 domain-containing protein, with product MSQKTDNIETQVVTICGWKRMLIWPLGMLVRLWCASIRFDCDEKSEKALRNEDTPIAFILWHNRLFMIGEVFRRYRRRNLYALVSASKDGAWLAAFFDIIGIKCVRGSSSFNARESVGLLINVMQQGHDIGITPDGPRGPIYEFKGGGMIVARRAKAAAVLIGMQFQHARQLRSWDRFYLPRPFSRVRLRSELVTPGELRDRATTPESLSRRLCAISPDKKLVAGRDAKVVV from the coding sequence GTGAGCCAAAAAACCGACAACATCGAAACACAGGTCGTGACCATATGCGGCTGGAAACGCATGCTGATATGGCCGCTCGGCATGCTCGTGCGACTCTGGTGCGCATCGATCCGTTTTGATTGCGACGAGAAAAGCGAAAAAGCCCTCCGAAACGAAGACACGCCCATCGCGTTCATCCTCTGGCACAACCGGCTGTTCATGATCGGCGAGGTTTTCAGGCGCTACCGCAGGCGCAATCTCTACGCGCTCGTCAGCGCAAGCAAGGATGGCGCGTGGCTCGCCGCGTTTTTCGACATCATCGGCATCAAATGCGTGCGCGGATCCAGCAGCTTCAACGCGCGAGAATCAGTCGGCCTGCTCATCAATGTGATGCAACAGGGCCACGACATCGGAATCACGCCCGACGGACCGCGCGGCCCCATTTACGAATTCAAGGGCGGCGGCATGATCGTGGCGCGCCGCGCAAAAGCCGCCGCCGTGCTCATCGGCATGCAATTCCAGCACGCCCGGCAACTGCGCAGTTGGGACCGTTTTTATCTGCCGCGCCCGTTCTCGCGCGTGCGCCTGCGCAGCGAACTGGTGACGCCCGGGGAATTGCGCGACCGCGCCACGACGCCCGAATCGCTCAGCCGGCGTCTTTGCGCGATTAGTCCCGACAAAAAATTGGTCGCGGGCCGTGATGCGAAAGTCGTAGTCTGA
- a CDS encoding cation diffusion facilitator family transporter, which produces MEASHTHAAVRKERVARWSIVASAVITVGKLLAGLFSGSLALLSEAAHALVDTFATTVTWFAIRASNKPADDEHQYGHAKFESVAALVETGILFLLALAVLAQAARNIFSGGHIIEATPLVFAIVIASILIDLNRIRALRKVARDTGSQALAADVLHFSSDMAGSVLVLLGLIASRFGFLYGDAIAALGVAGFIAVAGWRLGRRTLDTLLDAAPKGRVARLRTIASAEPGVLGTSNIRLRAAGHEVFGEMTLMVARTLSMEQASAIRTRVLAAIRKEFPDTMLTVTTSPVAPRSETVRERVTHIAYRRGLAVHHVTVQDIGAHLSISFDLELDGRMSLGEAHETAESLKAEIRAEFGAGTEVEPHIEPLEVKHLPGQNAPPETIIAITRLLEKLAAQSGSVSDIHNVRVRQTPGGLVVNYHCRAAASLDVAHAHRLIDEIEHHARDEYPAITRIVGHTDLLK; this is translated from the coding sequence ATGGAAGCCTCCCACACGCACGCAGCCGTCCGCAAGGAGCGCGTCGCCCGCTGGTCCATCGTCGCGAGCGCGGTGATCACAGTCGGCAAGTTGCTGGCGGGATTGTTTTCGGGGTCGCTCGCGCTGCTCTCCGAGGCCGCGCACGCGCTGGTCGACACATTCGCGACCACCGTCACCTGGTTTGCCATCCGCGCCTCAAACAAACCCGCCGACGACGAGCATCAATACGGCCATGCGAAATTCGAAAGCGTCGCCGCGCTCGTGGAAACAGGAATCCTGTTTTTGCTCGCGCTTGCCGTGCTTGCGCAAGCGGCCAGAAATATTTTCTCGGGCGGACACATCATCGAGGCCACGCCGCTGGTGTTTGCCATTGTCATTGCTTCAATCCTGATCGACCTAAACCGCATTCGCGCGCTCCGCAAAGTGGCGCGCGACACGGGCAGCCAGGCGCTCGCGGCGGATGTGCTGCATTTTTCGTCCGACATGGCCGGATCGGTGCTCGTGCTGCTCGGGTTGATCGCATCGCGCTTTGGTTTTCTCTACGGCGACGCAATCGCGGCGCTGGGTGTCGCGGGGTTCATCGCCGTTGCGGGCTGGCGGCTCGGGCGGCGCACGCTCGACACGCTGCTCGACGCCGCGCCGAAGGGGCGTGTCGCGCGGCTGCGCACAATCGCCTCCGCCGAACCCGGCGTGCTCGGCACGAGCAATATTCGCCTGCGCGCCGCCGGGCACGAGGTTTTTGGCGAAATGACGCTGATGGTCGCGCGCACGCTTTCAATGGAGCAGGCCTCAGCGATTCGCACCAGGGTCCTCGCCGCCATCCGCAAGGAATTCCCGGACACCATGCTGACCGTGACAACCTCGCCTGTCGCCCCGCGCAGCGAAACCGTGCGCGAACGCGTCACGCACATTGCATACAGGCGCGGACTGGCCGTGCATCATGTCACGGTGCAGGATATCGGCGCGCATCTTTCGATCAGTTTCGATCTGGAACTGGATGGCCGCATGAGTCTCGGCGAGGCGCATGAAACCGCCGAGTCACTGAAGGCGGAAATTCGCGCCGAGTTTGGCGCGGGAACCGAGGTCGAGCCGCATATCGAGCCGCTAGAAGTCAAACATCTCCCCGGGCAAAACGCCCCACCCGAAACTATCATTGCGATCACGAGGCTCCTCGAAAAACTTGCCGCGCAAAGCGGATCGGTTTCAGACATCCACAATGTCCGCGTGCGCCAGACGCCGGGCGGCCTGGTGGTCAATTATCATTGCCGCGCCGCCGCGTCGCTCGATGTTGCGCACGCCCACCGGTTGATCGACGAGATCGAGCACCACGCGCGCGACGAATATCCCGCGATCACGCGCATCGTCGGCCACACGGATTTGCTGAAATAG
- a CDS encoding NADH-quinone oxidoreductase subunit N, protein MTSDFITNIARAGAQNGWVLITPEILLAGLALLLLVFELALPKAMRRFIPAISIVGQICVLAAALLWALEPKINGSTLTGSIFYGMLKFTPSGQFFRVFFVVTSILVHAIAMISLPKQRVPRVEFFHIVLVITAAMMLLAQASHFLMLFVALETITVGFYVLVSYYRASAFSLEAGLKYLVLGSLSSGLLLFGIVLLYGMAGNPAAAGRYPMLDPLSYLQVHHFLANNADNFIGNLGVLLVLSGIAFKIGLVPFQIWIPDVYQGAPTPVTAFLSVGSKVAGFALLFTLLPVVSPVFRVLVPLLVVVTFATIIFGNLAALTQYNVKRLMGLSGVSHAGFLMMGIVAGIHLKGSSDVPLFIYIIAYTLASFAVFGVMALVAGENDAEQEFSDYHGLAKRNPLLAAVLVVALGSLAGLPPLFGFMGKLLIFIDAFQAGFYWLLAVAILAVVVSIYYYFGWIRAAFFQNWQSSAVPDETPVHPADRIKVPVMMRLLLIVLTLSTLCFGLYQKPVIEFLNLLRIF, encoded by the coding sequence ATGACCTCCGATTTCATAACCAACATCGCACGCGCCGGCGCCCAAAATGGCTGGGTGCTCATTACGCCCGAAATCCTTCTCGCCGGGCTCGCACTCTTGCTGCTCGTGTTTGAGCTGGCGCTGCCCAAGGCCATGCGCCGTTTCATTCCCGCCATTTCGATCGTGGGGCAGATTTGCGTGCTCGCAGCGGCACTTCTGTGGGCGCTTGAGCCAAAGATAAACGGCAGCACCCTGACCGGCTCCATTTTCTACGGCATGCTGAAATTCACTCCCTCGGGACAATTCTTCCGCGTGTTTTTTGTCGTCACCTCGATTTTGGTGCATGCGATTGCGATGATCTCGCTGCCAAAACAACGCGTGCCGCGAGTCGAGTTTTTCCATATCGTGCTCGTGATTACCGCGGCGATGATGCTGCTCGCCCAAGCAAGCCATTTCCTAATGCTTTTTGTGGCGCTGGAAACAATCACCGTCGGGTTCTACGTCCTCGTCAGTTATTATCGCGCGAGCGCGTTTTCCCTTGAGGCGGGATTAAAATATCTCGTGCTCGGTTCGCTCAGTTCGGGACTGCTGCTTTTCGGCATCGTGCTGCTTTACGGCATGGCGGGTAATCCGGCTGCAGCGGGACGTTATCCGATGCTTGATCCCCTCAGTTACCTGCAAGTGCATCATTTTCTGGCAAACAACGCCGATAACTTCATCGGCAACCTCGGGGTGCTCTTGGTGCTCAGCGGCATTGCCTTCAAGATTGGCTTGGTGCCTTTCCAAATTTGGATTCCCGACGTGTATCAAGGCGCGCCCACGCCCGTGACGGCGTTTCTCTCGGTCGGTTCCAAGGTCGCGGGATTCGCGCTCCTATTTACGCTGTTGCCCGTGGTCTCGCCCGTTTTCCGCGTGCTTGTGCCGCTGCTTGTGGTGGTGACGTTTGCCACGATCATTTTTGGCAATCTCGCCGCGCTCACCCAATACAATGTCAAACGGCTCATGGGTTTGTCGGGCGTCTCGCACGCGGGTTTTCTGATGATGGGAATCGTGGCGGGCATTCACTTGAAGGGCTCCTCGGACGTTCCTCTGTTCATTTACATAATCGCCTACACGCTCGCCTCGTTTGCAGTGTTCGGCGTCATGGCGCTTGTGGCCGGTGAAAACGATGCCGAGCAGGAATTCAGCGATTATCACGGACTGGCAAAGCGCAATCCGCTTCTCGCGGCGGTGCTCGTGGTTGCACTCGGCTCGCTCGCGGGCCTGCCTCCGCTGTTTGGTTTCATGGGCAAGCTGCTCATTTTCATCGATGCGTTCCAAGCGGGCTTTTACTGGCTGCTGGCGGTTGCGATTCTCGCCGTGGTGGTTTCGATTTATTACTACTTCGGGTGGATACGCGCGGCATTTTTCCAAAACTGGCAGTCCTCCGCCGTGCCCGACGAAACGCCCGTGCATCCCGCCGACCGGATCAAGGTGCCCGTTATGATGCGGCTGCTACTCATCGTGCTCACACTGTCCACGCTGTGTTTTGGCTTGTATCAAAAGCCCGTCATCGAGTTTCTGAATTTGCTGAGAATATTTTGA
- a CDS encoding complex I subunit 4 family protein, which yields MNPFPIDLLLLSIATPLAAALIIAFGPSRKIAMFLAYIGFSVPALVAIYLVGKFAGMPLHHGYAYFTSYDLGLAAWGIKLTLGLNGISLGLFALAGIVGFAAGFYAIQSGAERLRQYLLLLLVMQGGLMGVFASVDIFFFYFFHEFALIATFIMVGVWGGRDRNYAAMMMTIYLTLGAMLSLAGLIAIYWTSGAANFDLIALREAITSQPLSAVVQKNVFGVLMFGFGILVSLFPLHSWAPLGYGAAPSSAAMLHAGVLKKFGLYGLVQIALPLIPSGAAHWSHTLAILALCNVVIIGFVTIAQTDLKQMIGYSSVMHMGYAFLGVAAMSTLGAGGVVLMMIAHGLSVALLFLLSTSIHHRTQTFDMASMGGLAKQAPLLSALFVAAIFASIGLPGFANFWGELTIFVALWGFSKWMTIAAVAGIIISAIYGLRAAARIFFGPPTETFAKVAAENPVTDLRWSERVPAFVLLAALVLVGVWPKIVTTPLNAQLTSATISQSAAPAAATAPQE from the coding sequence ATGAATCCATTCCCGATCGATCTTCTCCTTCTCTCGATAGCGACACCGCTGGCCGCCGCGCTTATCATCGCGTTCGGGCCGTCGCGGAAAATCGCGATGTTTCTCGCCTACATCGGTTTCTCGGTGCCGGCGCTCGTTGCGATCTATCTCGTCGGCAAGTTTGCCGGAATGCCGCTGCACCACGGTTACGCCTACTTCACCAGTTACGACCTGGGACTCGCCGCGTGGGGCATCAAGCTCACGCTCGGGCTCAACGGCATTTCACTCGGGCTTTTTGCGCTCGCCGGAATCGTCGGTTTCGCCGCGGGGTTTTACGCAATCCAATCCGGAGCGGAGCGCCTGCGCCAATACCTGCTGCTCCTCCTCGTCATGCAGGGCGGGTTGATGGGCGTGTTCGCGAGCGTTGATATTTTCTTTTTCTACTTCTTCCACGAGTTCGCGCTCATCGCGACATTCATCATGGTTGGCGTCTGGGGCGGCCGCGACCGCAACTACGCGGCGATGATGATGACAATCTACCTGACACTCGGCGCGATGCTCTCGCTTGCCGGACTCATCGCGATTTACTGGACCAGCGGCGCGGCGAACTTCGACCTCATCGCGCTCCGCGAAGCCATCACCTCGCAACCGCTCTCCGCGGTCGTGCAGAAAAATGTTTTTGGCGTCCTCATGTTTGGCTTCGGCATCCTGGTCTCGCTGTTTCCGTTGCACTCGTGGGCGCCGCTCGGCTACGGCGCCGCGCCCAGCTCGGCGGCGATGCTGCACGCGGGCGTGTTGAAAAAGTTCGGACTCTACGGACTCGTGCAAATCGCGCTCCCGCTCATCCCGAGCGGCGCGGCGCACTGGTCGCACACGCTCGCGATTCTCGCGCTCTGCAATGTTGTCATTATCGGTTTCGTGACCATCGCGCAAACCGACCTCAAGCAGATGATCGGTTACAGTTCCGTGATGCACATGGGCTACGCGTTTCTAGGCGTGGCCGCGATGAGCACGCTCGGCGCCGGCGGCGTGGTGCTCATGATGATTGCGCACGGCCTGTCGGTCGCGCTGCTATTCCTCCTTTCAACGAGCATTCATCACCGCACGCAAACCTTCGACATGGCCTCGATGGGCGGCCTTGCAAAACAAGCGCCGCTGCTCTCCGCGCTCTTCGTCGCGGCGATTTTCGCGAGCATCGGACTGCCCGGCTTCGCGAACTTCTGGGGCGAGCTGACCATCTTTGTCGCGCTGTGGGGCTTTTCCAAATGGATGACGATTGCCGCCGTCGCGGGCATCATCATCTCGGCGATTTACGGCCTGCGCGCCGCGGCGCGCATCTTCTTCGGACCGCCGACGGAAACCTTCGCAAAAGTCGCCGCCGAAAATCCCGTGACCGACCTGCGCTGGAGCGAGCGAGTGCCCGCGTTCGTGCTGCTCGCCGCGCTGGTGCTCGTAGGCGTCTGGCCCAAAATCGTGACCACCCCGCTCAACGCGCAATTAACGTCCGCGACAATCTCGCAATCCGCCGCTCCCGCGGCGGCAACCGCGCCCCAAGAATAA
- a CDS encoding NADH-quinone oxidoreductase subunit L, giving the protein MSPTHLALLTLLVPLASAAIIALFLRRSGTLAQIISVTACAAYAAAALMLAFGGSRETVVNTSFDWLSIGDFTLSLGIKFDDLAALMLVIVAIVGLCVHIFSIGYMRDDKARARYFGGLSIFMFSMTGIVLADNLFMMFIFWELVGFSSWLLINHYREKQSAADASKKAFIVNRVGDFGFLLGIIACYYVFGTTNLTEMSAKIAGGAAVATCIPLALFCGAVGKSAQFPLHVWLPDAMEGPTPVSALIHAATMVAAGIYMLCRVEPIFAAVPAALNVVMWIGVITALYAALCAITQSDIKKVLAYSTLSQLGYMVAAFGLGGIEQMVPGRATEVAASGGFVSRDVTFILPIAAGVGAAMFHLTTHAFFKALLFLGSGSVIAGCHHEQDIFKMGGLRKKMPVTFITFTIGVFAIIGMPFLAGFFSKDAILYLAMTKNTPVFIILGFTAILTAFYMVRMWKITFLGDTRSEASSRAHENGPSMLLPLIVLAALSIAGGYTATYGGAFDGILSQAPQAHGTAHTIILITSIAVMLIGAGAALAFYKSASTDTLRDRIPGVFTILTHLKETPDRVYNYYVTKLQQRFALLLNFLDQFLIGGLIVRGLAGLTGFFGLGARALHVGSIHAYVYWFFIGVVLIWAFATGFLS; this is encoded by the coding sequence ATGTCTCCCACACATCTCGCCCTTCTCACCCTGCTCGTGCCGCTCGCCTCGGCTGCGATCATCGCGCTCTTCCTGCGACGCTCCGGCACGCTTGCGCAAATTATCTCCGTCACGGCCTGCGCCGCGTATGCCGCCGCCGCGCTCATGCTCGCGTTCGGAGGTTCGCGCGAAACCGTCGTCAACACATCCTTCGACTGGCTGAGCATCGGTGACTTCACACTTTCGTTGGGAATCAAATTCGACGACCTAGCCGCGCTCATGCTCGTCATCGTCGCGATTGTCGGCCTGTGCGTTCACATCTTTTCCATCGGCTACATGCGCGACGACAAGGCGCGCGCGCGTTACTTCGGCGGCCTCTCGATCTTCATGTTTTCGATGACGGGCATCGTGCTCGCGGACAATCTTTTCATGATGTTCATATTCTGGGAACTCGTCGGATTCAGTTCCTGGCTGCTCATCAACCACTATCGCGAAAAACAATCCGCCGCCGACGCCTCCAAAAAAGCCTTCATCGTGAACCGCGTCGGCGACTTCGGCTTCCTGCTCGGCATCATCGCGTGCTATTACGTTTTCGGCACAACCAATCTCACCGAAATGTCCGCGAAAATCGCCGGGGGCGCGGCCGTTGCCACCTGCATTCCCCTTGCGCTTTTCTGCGGCGCGGTTGGCAAGTCGGCACAATTTCCGCTGCACGTCTGGCTGCCCGACGCGATGGAAGGTCCCACGCCAGTCTCCGCGCTCATCCACGCCGCGACGATGGTTGCCGCCGGTATCTACATGCTCTGCCGCGTCGAACCGATTTTCGCCGCCGTGCCCGCCGCGCTGAACGTCGTCATGTGGATCGGTGTCATCACCGCGCTTTACGCCGCCCTTTGCGCCATCACGCAAAGCGACATCAAAAAAGTCCTCGCATACTCCACGCTCTCCCAACTCGGCTACATGGTTGCGGCGTTTGGATTGGGCGGGATAGAGCAAATGGTTCCCGGGCGGGCAACAGAAGTTGCAGCATCTGGAGGATTTGTTTCGCGGGATGTTACCTTCATTCTTCCGATTGCAGCCGGTGTCGGTGCGGCCATGTTTCATCTGACTACGCACGCCTTTTTCAAAGCGCTTCTTTTCCTCGGTTCAGGTTCCGTCATCGCGGGCTGCCATCACGAGCAAGACATTTTCAAAATGGGAGGGCTTCGCAAAAAAATGCCTGTGACGTTCATAACCTTCACGATTGGCGTATTTGCAATCATTGGCATGCCGTTCCTCGCGGGCTTCTTCTCGAAGGATGCGATTCTCTATCTCGCGATGACAAAAAATACTCCCGTTTTTATCATCCTCGGATTTACCGCCATCCTTACCGCTTTCTACATGGTGCGCATGTGGAAAATCACCTTCCTCGGTGACACTCGCAGCGAGGCATCTTCCCGCGCGCATGAAAACGGCCCGTCGATGCTCCTTCCACTCATAGTCCTTGCCGCGCTTTCCATCGCTGGTGGTTACACTGCCACATATGGAGGTGCCTTTGACGGCATTCTCTCGCAAGCGCCCCAAGCTCACGGCACCGCCCACACCATCATCCTCATCACCAGCATCGCCGTCATGCTCATCGGCGCTGGCGCGGCGCTGGCGTTCTACAAATCGGCGTCGACCGACACGCTGCGCGACCGCATCCCGGGTGTGTTCACCATCCTCACGCATCTCAAGGAAACGCCCGACCGCGTTTACAACTACTACGTCACAAAACTCCAGCAACGCTTCGCGCTTTTGCTGAACTTCCTCGACCAATTCCTCATTGGCGGACTGATCGTGCGCGGCCTTGCGGGGCTGACGGGTTTCTTCGGCCTCGGCGCGCGCGCGCTGCACGTCGGCAGCATCCACGCCTACGTCTATTGGTTCTTCATCGGCGTCGTCCTCATCTGGGCCTTCGCCACCGGCTTTTTAAGCTAA
- the nuoK gene encoding NADH-quinone oxidoreductase subunit NuoK, with amino-acid sequence MTIGLYHYLVLAVTLFAIGFFGVLLRKNTLIIYMCLELMLVAATLALVAFSRFNGTIEGNVFVFFILTVAAAEVAVGLAIVVALFRRRGTVDVAKLNALKN; translated from the coding sequence ATGACCATCGGCCTTTATCATTACCTTGTGCTTGCCGTGACGCTTTTCGCCATCGGCTTCTTCGGGGTGCTCCTGCGCAAGAACACGCTCATCATTTACATGTGCCTTGAGCTGATGCTTGTCGCCGCGACGCTCGCGCTCGTCGCCTTCTCGCGCTTCAACGGCACCATCGAGGGCAACGTGTTTGTCTTCTTCATCCTCACCGTCGCCGCCGCCGAGGTGGCTGTCGGCCTCGCCATCGTCGTCGCCCTCTTCCGCCGCCGCGGCACCGTCGATGTCGCCAAACTCAACGCGTTAAAAAACTAA
- a CDS encoding NADH-quinone oxidoreductase subunit J family protein, translated as MPAILFYIFSALTLAAAIGLVANRNAVASALSFFVCLCGISVLFVMLDAHLLAFLLILVYAGAVVALFLFIIMLLDMHGGKRPPFKKMTIVASSIAGALLIFGAFSFFARGQFSTDELALAQAPAFFTDLKIYGAKLFTTYMLPVQLVGFLLLVGMLGVIVISKKHEEKEPGDRIQEAGDKP; from the coding sequence ATGCCCGCCATCCTCTTCTACATCTTTAGTGCCCTCACGCTTGCCGCCGCGATCGGCTTGGTCGCCAATCGCAACGCCGTCGCGTCCGCGCTCAGTTTTTTTGTCTGCCTGTGCGGCATCTCGGTGCTCTTCGTGATGCTTGACGCCCACCTGCTCGCGTTCCTGCTCATCCTCGTATACGCGGGCGCGGTCGTGGCGCTGTTCCTCTTCATCATCATGCTCCTCGACATGCACGGCGGAAAACGCCCCCCGTTCAAAAAGATGACCATAGTCGCCAGCTCCATCGCCGGCGCGCTCCTCATCTTCGGCGCGTTCTCATTTTTCGCGCGCGGCCAGTTTTCGACCGACGAGCTCGCGCTCGCCCAAGCCCCCGCGTTTTTCACCGACCTGAAAATCTACGGCGCGAAACTCTTCACCACCTACATGCTCCCCGTGCAACTCGTCGGTTTCCTCCTCCTCGTCGGCATGCTCGGCGTCATCGTTATCAGCAAAAAGCATGAGGAAAAGGAGCCAGGAGACAGAATACAGGAGGCAGGAGACAAACCATAA